A part of Botrytis cinerea B05.10 chromosome 2, complete sequence genomic DNA contains:
- the Bmr5 gene encoding Bmr5: protein MPYPNVFHLPGEDISPSTDIKPAAISQPLINSIPPDLLPRFDPVFAKYHAHYSAGRLATHQIPIKEFRANPRKYNIVYGRAIAPDVHSITDVQCPVTPSSDGKNSITVRIFEPAPTINEGKPRPVYINFHGGGWVFGGLETDMEFCKRLVGELGCVVFDVDYRLAPEYQWPIPVDDCIEAFKWIESDEMVQKRNLDRQRFAVGGISAGGMLAAVVSLVCRDEGMPLSFQLLGVPAVDLDGYGANGKLTEEGWNRYPSYREMEFTVPLPVARMEYFAAQFLGEERDRDTYNNWKVSPMLATNFEGLAPALILTAEMDPLRDEGKAYGEKMITAGSHAEVICMKGMPHTFMMMDDILENGKRYNREAIRSLATAWGIAVK, encoded by the exons ATGCCTTACCCAAACGTCTTTCATCTTCCAGGGGAAGATATCTCACCTTCCACAGACATTAAACCAGCAGCCATATCCCAACCTCTGATAAACAGTATTCCGCCTGATCTTCTTCCCCGGTTCGACCCCGTCTTCGCAAAATATCATGCGCATTACTCAGCGGGACGATTGGCCACCCATCAAATTCCAATCAAGGAGTTTAGAGCCAATCCTCGCAAATACAACATCGTTTACGGGCGTGCTATAGCACCTGACGTACATTCTATCACTGATGTTCAATGTCCAGTAACACCATCTAGCGATGGAAAGAACAGCATCACAGTGAGGATTTTCGAACCAGCTCCAACTATTAACGAAGGAAAGCCAAGACCCGTGTATATCAATTTCCACGGTGGGGGATGGGTTTTCGGGGGCTTGGAAACGGATATGGAGTTTTGTAAGAGATTGGTTGGGGAATTGGGTTGTGTGGTCTTTGATGTGGATTATAGGTTGGCGCCGGAATATCAATGGCCCATTCCGGTGGATGATTGTATTGAGGCTTTTAAATGGATTGAATCGGATGAGATGGTTCAGAAGCGAAATTTGGATAGGCAGAGGTTTGCGGTGGGAGGGATAAGTGCGGGGGGTATGTTGGCGGCGGTCGTGAGCCTTGTTTGTAGGGATGAGGGAATGCCGTTGAGTTTTCAGTTGTTGGGCGTGCCGGCTGTGGACTTGGATGGATATGGGGCGAATGGAAAGCTGACGGAGGAGGGATGGAATAGGTACCCTAGTTATAGGGAGATGGAATTTACAGTGCCGTTGCCAGTGGCTAGAATGGAATATTTTGCGGCACAATTTCtgggggaagagagggatCGGGATACTTATAAT AATTGGAAAGTCTCCCCTATGCTAGCGACTAACTTTGAGGGGTTGGCACCGGCTCTCATTTTGACGGCGGAGATGGACCCTTTGAGAGATGAAGGTAAAGCTTATGGGGAAAAGATGATCACTGCAGGTTCTCATGCTGAAGTTATTTGTATGAAGGGAATGCCTC ATACTttcatgatgatggatgatattcTCGAGAATGGCAAAAGGTACAATCGTGAAGCAATTCGATCACTGGCTACTGCTTGGGGCATCGCTGTTAAGTAA
- the Bccfd1 gene encoding Bccfd1, whose protein sequence is MSLDKVKHIVLVLSGKGGVGKSSVTTQLALSLSLAGSSVGILDIDLTGPSIPRLFSLESAKVTQAPGGWIPVPVHPSDPSSSIGALSCMSLGFLLRERGDAVVWRGPKKTAMVRQFLTDVLWGELDYLLIDTPPGTSDEHISLAETLLKNAFPGQVAGAVIVTTPQAVATADVRKELNFCTKTGIHVIGVVENMSGFVCPNCSECTNVFNRGGGEVMAKDFGVQFLGRVPIDPQFGMLVEAGRKPVYPEGTLVNGKDMSGAQNDANAVGDDGLLVEKYRDCSLCPIFQDITKQVMDAVEGKVPKEASSA, encoded by the exons ATGTCTCTAGATAAAGTGAAACACATTGTTCTT GTCCTCTCCGGTAAAGGAGGAGTTGGAAAATCCTCCGTCACAACCCAACTTGCCCTCTCCCTATCTCTCGCCGGATCCTCTGTCGGGATCCTCGATATCGACTTAACCGGACCCTCCATTCCCCGTCTCTTCTCCCTCGAATCTGCCAAAGTAACCCAAGCACCCGGCGGCTGGATTCCCGTCCCCGTTCACCCCTCCGacccctcttcctccatcGGTGCCCTATCATGCATGTCTCTCGGCTTTTTACTGCGAGAAAGAGGCGATGCAGTAGTATGGCGCGGACCGAAGAAAACAGCTATGGTTAGACAATTTCTCACAGATGTGCTATGGGGCGAACTTGATTACCTTCTCATTGATACCCCGCCTGGTACCTCGGACGAACATATTTCGTTGGCGGAAACACTTCTCAAGAATGCATTTCCGGGTCAAGTCGCCGGTGCGGTGATTGTGACGACGCCGCAAGCGGTGGCAACGGCAGACGTGAGGAAAGAATTAAATTTCTGTACGAAGACTGGAATACATGTTATCGGAGTAGTGGAGAATATGAGTGGGTTTGTGTGTCCAAATTGTTCGGAATGTACAAACGTATTCAACAGAGGGGGTGGAGAGGTTATGGCCAAAGATTTTGGAGTACAATTCTTGGGAAGAGTTCCAATTGATCCTCAATTCGGAATGTTGGTAGAAGCAGGCAGAAAACCAGTATATCCGGAAGGAACGCTGGTAAATGGAAAAGACATGAGTGGTGCCCAAAACGATGCTAATGCTGTCGGGGATGACGGGCTTTTGGTAGAGAAATATCGGGACTGTTCTTTATGTCCAATATTCCAGGACATCACTAAACAAGTCATGGATGCTGTAGAAGGAAAAGTTCCAAAAGAGGCATCGAGTGCTTGA